The Nocardioides zeae genome includes the window CAGCCGGCCGAGGATCCAGAGCTCCTCCCGCGCCTCGCCGTACGGCGCGGTCGCCGCCCGCGAGACCCGCAGTCGCGTGTCGCCTGCGCCGGCGGCGACGTCGTCCCGCTCGAGCGAGCTGGCGACGGGCAGCACCACGTCGGCGTGGCGGGCCGTCGCGGTCCAGTGGGTCTCGTCGACGACGAGCGTGTCGACGCCCCGGAACGCGGACCGCAGCCGCCGCAGGTCCTGGTGGTGGTGGAACGGGTTGCCGCCCGCCCAGTGCACGAGACGCACGTCGGGCAGGCGCAGCACGCCCCCGTCGAACGGCAGCTCCCCACCCGGCGACGTCAGCAGGTCGACGATCCGCGCGCAGGGGATGAGGTCGGGGACCGGGTTGCGGCCCTGGTCGAGCACCGGCAGCCGCCCGTCGTCGAGCCCGACACCGTAGTCGCCCATCGACCCGAACCCGTGCGCGAACCCGCCACCGGGCAGGCCCACCTGGCCGAGGAACGCCGCCAGGGTCAGCGCGGCCCACACCGCCTGCTCGCCCGCCTCGCCGCGCTGCACGGCGTAGACCACGTTGACGAGCGTGCGTCCGGCCGCCATGCGGCGGGCCAGGTCGCGCAGCGCACCGGCCGGTGCGCGGGAGATGGCCTCCGCCCACTCGGGCGTCTTCGGCACGCCGTCGCTCTCGCCCCGCACGTACGCCGCGACCTCCTCCGCGCCCACGCAGTGCGTGGCGAGGAACTCCTCGTCGGCGAGGCCCTCCGTGACGAGCACGTGCAGCAGCGCGAGGGCCACGGTGACGTCGGTGCCGGGCATGACGCCGATCCACTCGGCACCGAGCTCGTCCCAGGCGTCGTCGCGCTGGGCCGAGAGCGCCACGAAGCGCGTCGTCGCGGCCGCCCCGCGCGCGAGGTCCGAGCCGCGGTGGCGGGCGTGCCCGCCCGGCACCACCCAGGTGTTGGAGCGCCGCAGCCCGCCGAAGGTGACGACGAGGTCGGTGTGGTCGGCGACGTGCTGCCACGACACCGGGCGGCGCCGCAGCGCCAGGGTGCCGTCGGCGCCCAGGAGGTGCGGCAGCAGCACGAGGCTGGCGCCGCGGCTGTAGTCGCCGACCGACCGGGTGTAGCCGCCCGTGCGGTTGAGGAAGCGGTGCAGCTGGCTCTGCGCGTGGTGCAGGCGGCCGGCGCTGCCCCAGCCGTAGGAGCCGCCGAAGACCGCGGCGTCGCCGTACGTCGAGCGGACGCGTCGGTACTCCGCGGCCAGCAGGTCGAGCGCGGTGTCCCAGTCGACCTCGACGTAGGGCTCGTCGGGATCACCGCGCCGGTCGTCGGCCCCGGGGCCGTCCTCGAGCCACCCCCGCCGCACGCTCGGCCGCGCGACCCGGCTGGGGTGGCGGTGGGCCGCGGCGGCGTTGCCGATCGCGGGAGCGGCGTCGGGGTCGTCCGCGTGCGGTCGCGCCGCCACCGAGGCGCCGTCGGCTGCGACGTCGACGAGGAAGGTGCCCCAGTGGGCGCTGGTCTCGACGGTGCGTCCGGTGTCCACGGCCCTGACCCTAGGGCCGGCGCTCGCGGGTGGGCCTACACCCGACCATCACCGTCTGCGATCGGATCTCATCCCTGGTTGCTGTTGGAGGTCGGACGCCGCCAGACCCTAGGGTCAAAACGTAGTAACCCGATCGACAAAACCGCTCTACGCGACCACGTCCCGACCCGAAGGACCACCATGACCATCCCCCGCTCGCCACGCCGGCCCCGCGCCGGTCGTGCCACCACCGCCGCCGCCGGACTCCTCGCCACCCTGATGGTGGCTGCCGGCTGCTCGGCCGGCGGCGCGCAGAGCCAGGCGGGCGGGGAGCCTCAGGAGGGCGGCGACCTGGTCTTCCTCATCGACTCGCTCGGCCCCACGTGGATCCCGAACAACTCGTCGATCTCCAGCTTCCAGGGCCACATCTGGGGCCACCTGACGGACAAGCTCGTGTACGTCGACGAGAACGGCGCCGTCAGCCCCTGGGTCGCCGAGAGCTGGGACCAGAACGAGGACGCCACCCAGTTCACCCTGCACCTCAAGGACGGTGTCACCTTCTCCGACGGCACCCCCGTCGACGCCGAGGCCGTCGTCGCCAACCTCGACATCTGGGCCCGGGGCGACGTCGAGCGCGGCATCAACCCCATCGGTCTCTTCCCGAAGACGTACGTGGGCTCCGAGGCCCTCGACGACCTCACCGTGCAGGTCGACTTCGACGCCCCGACGCTGGGCTTCATCCCCACGCTCGGCTACCACGGCTCGATCCTCATCGCCCCCGAGACGCTGGCGTCCTCGGCCGAGGAGCAGGCCGACCTCGCGAACGACATCGGCAGCGGCCCGTTCGTCGTGGAGTCCTGGACCGAGGGCGACGAGGTCGTCCTCAAGAAGCGCGAGGACTACGACTGGGCGCCGGCGGCGCTGGACCACGACGGTCCGGCCTACCTCGACACCCTCACCTACAAGGTGGTGGCCGAGCCGTCGGTGCGCACGTCGGCCGTCCAGTCGGGCCAGGCGCAGGTCGCCTACAACCCCTCGCCCCAGGAGCTGGAGTTCTACGGCGAGCAGGGCTTCACCGTCGCCGCGCCGCGCTACCTGGGCTTCGTGAACGGCTACGCCATCAACACCCAGGTCGCCCCCTTCGACGACGTGCGCGTGCGCCAGGCGCTGCAGGTCGGCATCGACCGCGACGAGATCCTGTCCACGGTCTACACCGACGACTGGCTGCCGGCCGAGTCCTTCATCCAGTCCAACGTGCCCGGCGCGACCGACCACAGCGACGCGCTCGTGCACGACGCCGACGCGGCCGCCGCGCTGCTGGACGAGGCCGGCTGGGTCGAGGGCTCCGACGGCGTGCGCACGAAGGACGGGCAGCGGCTCGCCTTCACGCTCCACCCCAACCCCTACCTGGCCACCTCGCAGGCCGTCGACGAGCTCGTCGCCCAGCAGCTCGCCGAGCTCGGGTTCGACGTCGACATCCAGGCCTACGACGTCATCACCTACGGCGAGCGGGTCTCCTTCGCGAACCCGAGCATCCCCACCTACGAGGTGACCCGCAGCTTCATCGACGCGGGCACGGTGGCCGGTGTCCTCACCGACGCGGACAACGGCGAGAACTGGTTCAACGTCGGCCAGTCCGACCCCACGCTGACCGGGTTGGCCCAGGACGTCGCGACCGCGACGACGACCGAGGAGCGCGACCCGGCGCTCGACGAGCTGCAGGGCTACGTGCTCGACCAGGCCTACTTCGTGCCGCTCACGCAGATCGCGCAGCGCCTCTACCTGCAGTCCCCCGACGTGCAGGGCGTGACCTACAACGGCGTGGCCTACGCGAACTACTACACCGCCTGGCTGGCGGAGTGACGGCCCGGCACTGATGTCCTCCACCACGAACCGGTCCGCCGCCCGCCGGGCCTACGGCCGCTACGCCGTCCGGCGCCTCGCCCAAGCCGTCGCGGTCGTCCTCCTGGCCTACGTGTTCACGTTCCTCGTGATCAGCGTGCTGCCGGGCGACCCCGTCAGCAACATCCTGCGCGACCCGCAGAACAACTTCTCCGAGCAGGAGATCGCGCGGATCGTGGCCTACTACGGCCTGGACCAGCCCCTCTGGGTCCAGCTGTCCGAGGCGCTGTCCCGGTTCGTGGTGGGGGACCTCGGGGTCTCCCTCCGCTCCAACCTCCCCGTGTCCGGGCTGCTCGCGGACGTGCTGCCCTCGACCCTGCGCCTCGCCGGCGCCGCCCTGGCGGTCGCGCTCGTGCTCGCCTTCGCGATCGCGTTCGGCGTGCGCAACCTGCCGGCCGCGCTGGCCCGTCCACTGCGTGCGTTCCCCTCGCTCTTCCTGTCGGTCCCGAACTTCCTCATCGGGCTGCTGCTCATCCAGTGGTTCTCGTTCCAGCTCGGCCTGTTCCTCGTGATCGACGCCGAGAGCCTGTGGGCGACGTTCTTCGCGGCGGTCGCGCTCGGCATCCCGGTCTCGGCGCAGATCGCCGAGGTGCTCATCGCCAACCTCGACCACGAGGCACGCCAGGAGTACGCCGCGGTGGCGCGCTCCCGCGGGCTCGGCCGGGCCCGGTTGTTCACGGCCCACCTGCTCAAGCCGTCGTCGCTGCCCGTGGTCACGGTGGTGGCCCTCACGGTCGGCGAGCTCCTCGGCGGCTCGCTCATCACCGAGACGATCTTCGGGCGCAACGGCGTCGGCAACCTCGTGCAGCGCTCGGTCGCCACGCAGGACCTGCCGGTGCTGCAGGCGGTCGTCGCCCTCGCCGCCGTCGTGTTCGTCGTCGTCAACCTCGTGGCCGACCTCGTCTACCCGCTGCTCGACCCCCGCGTCCGGCTCGACGCCTCACCGGCACCGAAGAAGGAGGTCTCCGCATGACGCTCACCTCGATCTCCACGGGCGGCGAGGCCGCACCGCCCCCGGCGCCCGCCGCCGACGGCTCCGGCGGACCGCAGCGGCGCGGCACCCGCCTCGGGCCCGCCCGGGCCCGTGGGTTCCTCGCGCGGGTGCGCCCGAGCGTGCTGCTGTCGTTCGTCGTCGTCGCCGTCGTGCTCGCCTGGTCGGTCGCGCCGAACCTCTTCACGTCCTACGACCCGGCCGTCGGGGTGACGGCCGACTTCTTCCAGCCGCCCAGCGCCACGCACTGGTTCGGCACCGACCACCTCGGCCGCGACGTCTACGCCCGGGTCGTGCACGGCACCGCCTCGTCCGTGACGAGCGCGCTCGTGGCCGTCGCCATCGGGTTGCTCGTCGGGGGCTTCGTCGGACTGCTGGCGGGCTTCCTCGGCGGGCTCGTCGACGTGGTGCTCGCCCGCTTCGTCGACGTGCTGCTCGCCATCCCGAGCTTCCTGCTCGCGGTCGTCGTGGTCAGCGCGCTCGGCTTCGAGACGATCAACGCCGCGATCGCGACGGGCGTCTCGGCGGTGGCGGTCTTCGCCCGGGTGATGCGCGCGGAGGTGCTGCGCACGCGCAGCTCCGTCTTCGTGGAGGCCGCCGCGGTGCTCGGCGCGAACCGCTGGCAGGTGCTGACCCGCCACGTGCTGCCGAACGCCTCCCGCTCGGTGCTGCAGCTCGCGGTGCTCCAGTTCGGCCTGTCGATCCTCGTCATCGCCGGCCTCGCGTTCCTGGGCTACGGCGACCCGCCGCCCGCCTCCGACTGGGGCCTGCTCATCTCGGTCGGCAAGGACTACCCGCTCGCCCCCTGGCTCGTCTACGCCCCGGCGATCGTCACCGTCGCCACCGTCCTCTCCGTGAACAGGATCAGCCGATGGCTCCGCACGACCGACTGACGACCCTGCTCGACAAGCCCACCGGGGCGACGCCCCCGGACGTCCCCCCGGTGCTCGCCGTCGAGGGCCTGACGATCGCGTACGGCGGCACGCAGGTCGTGCACGGCGTCGACCTGGCGATCGGCCGCGGGCAGAGCCTCGCCCTCATCGGCGAGTCGGGCTCCGGCAAGTCGACGATCGCCCGGGCGCTGCTGCGCCTGCTGCCCGAGGGCGGTCGGGCCCAGGGACGCGCGGTCTTCGAGGGGGTCGACGTGCTGGCCCTGCCCGAGCGCCGCTTCCGGCCGCTGCGGGGCCGCTCGATCGGCTTCGTGCCCCAGGACCCGGGCGCCTCCCTCAACCCGGTGCGCACCATCGGCGCCCAGGGGCTCGAGGCCGCCGCGCTGCTCGACCTCGACTCGAAGGCCGAGCGCCGGGAGGCCGTCCTCGAGACCCTCGCCCAGGTCGGGCTCGACGACCCTCGGCGGGTGGCCGCGTCGTACCCCCACGAGCTCTCCGGCGGGATGCTGCAGCGGGTGCTCATCGGCCTCGCCGTGCTCCCCCGCCCCGCGCTCCTCGTCGCCGACGAGCCGACCTCGGCCCTGGACGTCACCATCCAAAAGCGGATCCTCGACCTGCTCTCCGACCTGCGGGCCGACCTCGGCAACAGCCTGCTGCTCATCACCCACGACCTGGCCATCGCGGCCGAGCGCGCCGACTCCCTCGTCGTGCTCAAGAACGGGACGGTGCACGAGTCCGGTGCCACGTCGGAGGTCTTCGCGGCCCCCTCCTCGGCGTACGCGCGGCGGCTGCACGCCGACGTCCCGTCGCTGAACCCGGACCGGTACGCCGACCTGCGCGACGTCGGTGAGCGCCGCCGTCACGGCGCGGACGCGACCCCGGCCCGGATCGAGGTCGCGGGGCTGACGAAGACCTTCGGCCGCGGCGACGACGCGCTGGTCGCCGTCGACGACGTGTCGTTCTCGGTGCCCGCCGGCACGACGCACGCGCTCGTGGGCGAGTCGGGGTCGGGCAAGACCACGACGATCCGCCTCCTGGTCGGGCTCGAGACGCCCGACAGCGGCTCCGTGGAGGTGGCCGGCGCGGCGGTGCACCAGCACGACCGCGCCGAGCTGCGCGAGGCCCGGCGCCACCTCCAGCTCGTCTACCAGAACCCGTTCACCTCCCTCGACCCGCTGTGGAAGGTGGAGCGGCTCGTGCGCGAGCCGCTCGACCGGTACGGCGTCGGCACCCGCGCCGAGCGGAGGGACCGGGTGCGCGAGGCCGTCGCGTCCGTGGGCCTGTCCGAGGAGCTGCTGACCCGTCGGCCCGCCGCGCTCTCGGGCGGTCAGCGGCAGCGGGTGGCGATCGCCCGCGCGCTCGTGCTGCAGCCCGACGTGCTGGTGCTGGACGAGCCGACGTCGGCGCTCGACGTGAGCGTGCAGGCCGACATCGTGCAGCTGCTGCTCCGGCTGCAGGCCGAGCGGGGGCTGACCTACCTGTTCGTCTCCCACGACCTCGCGCTGGTGCGCCAGCTCGCCCACACCGTGTCGGTCATGCGGCACGGGAAGGTGGTCGAGTCCGGGCCGGTCGCCGAGGTGTTCGCCGCGCCGGAGCACGACTACACCCGCACCCTGCTCGCCTCGGTGCCGCGGGGGGCCGAGCGGTGACGGCCACGGCTCCGGACACCGCCGACGTGACCGCGGCACGGACCACGCAGCGGCTGGGCTTCAACACCCGGGTGTCGTTCTCCGACGACGCCGGACCGGCAGCCGGGCTGGAGGACGGCGTGCGCCTGTTCGCCGCCGCCGAGGAGCTCGGCTACCAAGCGGGCTGGGCCTACCAGCGGCACTTCGACCACTACCTGTCGTCGCCGCTGCCCTTCTTCGCGGCCGTGGGCCAGCGGACCGGGCGCATCACCCTGGGGTCGGCGGTGCTGCCGATGCGCTACCAGGACCCCGTGCTGCTCGCCGAGGCCGCCGGCACGACCGACCTGCTCGTCGGGGGCCGGCTCGAGCTGGCGCTGTCCGCGGGCGCGACGGCGAGCTGGGACGGCGTGTTCGGCGCGGTCGAGGTCGACGCGCGGACCGAGGCCCGGCGGCGGCTGCGCCGGTTCCTCGACGCCGTGGCCGGCGAGGTGCTGCACGTCGTCGACGGCGAGGGGCAGGGGGCACCGGTCGGCACCCCGATCCGAGTGACGCCGCACAGCCCCGGCCTCCGCGCACGCCTGCGCCAGGGGGTGACCAGCCTGGGCTCGGCCGAGCACGCGGCCCGGCTCGGCCTCGGCCTCATCACCGGCACCGTGCTGACCGACGTGCCCGCGGGCGACTCCTTCGGAGAGCACCAGGCGCGCATCATCGCGACCTACCGCCGGACCTGGGCCGCGGTGCAGAGCACCCCGGTCCCGCCCGTCGCGGTCGCCGCCTCGGTGCTGCCGGGCACGAGCGCGGCGCTGCGCGAGCGGTACGCCGCGTACGACCACCAGCGTCGTACCGAGGGCATGGCCGCGTCGCGCCCCGCAGGCGCGCTCACCCCCGTCCAGACGGCCGCACTGCCGGCCGGGACGGTCATCAGTCCGGTGCACCACGGCGACCCGGACACCGTCGCCGCCGCCGTGCTGGCCGACCCCGGCATCGCGGCCGCCGACGAGCTCGTGCTGTTCCTACCGCCGGCCTTCGACCTGGCGGCCGACGTGCGGTTGCTGCGCGACCTCGCGACGACCGTCGCGCCCGCCCTCGGATGGAGTCCCGACGCATGAGCCCCACCGGAACCACCGGTCCTACCGGAACCGCCGTCCGCCGCTACGTCGTGATCGGGGCCGGGGGCGTCGGTGCGGCTCTCGCTGCCGGGCTCACCGACGCGGGGCTGGACGTCGTGCTGGTCTCGCGGGGCGCGACGCTCGGCGTGGTGCGCGAACGTGGACTGCGGTTCACCCACGCGGGCCGCACCCGGGTGCTCGACGTCCCCGTCGCCGGCGGCCCGGACGAGGTCGGCCTCCGCGCGGGCGACGTGCTCGTGCTCGCCACCAAGTCGCAGGACGCCGCCGCGACGCTCCCCCGCTGGGCCTGGGCGGCGCGCACGGACGGCGGCGTCGGCGCCGACCTCCCCCTCGTGCTGCTCCAGAACGGGCTCGAGACCGAACGCGTCGCGCTGCGCTGCTTCCCCACCGTCGTCGGCGGGGTCGCCCTCATCGCGGCACGGCACGTCGTCACCGGCGAGGTCGACGTCGCCAACGCGCCCCGGCTGGGCGAGGTCGTGCTCGGCGCCTACCCGTCGGCCACCGCCCCGCCGGCCGCCCGGGCGGTCGCGGAGCAGGTGGCCACGGACCTCGACCGTGCGGGGTGGCTCGCCCAGCCCGTGACCGACATCGAGCGGTGGCTGGCCTGGAAGCTGGTGGCGAGCGTGACCTTCGCGGTCGGCGTGCTGTCCGGGGACGACGACGAGCGAGCCCGGCTGCGCACCGACCTCGCCGCCGAGGCGCGTGCCGTGCTCGCCGCCGCCGGTCGGGACCTCGCCGACGCGGCCCGCGAGCTGACCCACGACCGGACCCTGGCCGCGGTGGCGCCGAGCGCTGCCCACGGCTCCGGCCAGCAGTCCCCGTGGCAGGCCTTCGCGCGAGGCGCCGGCAGCGAGGTCGACTTCCTCAACGGCGAGGTCGCACTGCTCGGCCGGCTGCACGGCGTCCCCACCCCCCTCAACCACGCCCTCCAGACCGTGCTCGGGCGCTCCGCCGCGCAGGGCGAGGGACCCGGGGTGCACAGCGTCGGCGACGTACGCACGCTCGCGGGCTGAGGCTGGCCTGGCGGGTGGCGGGCCGGCCCCACCCCTTCCCTAGACGTCATGCGCCCCGGCGCCCCGGGCCCGCGGTGCGCATGACGTCCCTGGGGGGCGAGCCGAACTGGGACGCTCGTACGCCGCCACCCCGACCCGACCCACCCCCACAGCACACTTCGCGACCCGGGTACGCCGCGTGCTCACCACCGCACGCCCCCCGCCGCCCGCGGCGCGCTCGTGTCCAGAGGGAGGAGCGGCCGCGTCGGAGGAGCGCAGCGGAGGAGACGTGGTCGGGATCGACCGACGGACAGGAGCCCGCAGCGCCGCGGGCACGCCGAGCGGAGCGAGGCCAGAAGACACCGCAGCCTGTTCTGCGGAACGGACGCAACCCGACCACCGCCCAGAGTGCATCCGTTCCGCAGAACACGAACCGGTCAGCTGCCCGCCCCACCGCGCCCCCCCGAGGGGCGGCCCGAACTGGGACGCTCGTACGCCGCCACCCCGACCCGACCCACCCCCACCGCACATTTCGCGACCCGGGTACGCCGCGTGCTCACCCCCCCGCCCCCCGACGCCCGCGGCGCGCTCGTGCCCAGCGGGAGGAGCGGCCACGTCGGAGGAGCGCAGCGGAGGAGTCGTGGTCGGGATCGACCGATGGGCAGGAGCCCGCAGCGCCGCGGGCACGGCCGAGCGGAGCGAGGCCCGACAGCACAGGCTCAGCTCCCCGTCGCCACCGGCAGGTCGTGGTTGCTCCACTGCGACCAGGACCCGGGGTAGAGCGCCGCGTCCACCCCCGCCACGGCCAGCGCGGCGACCTGGTGGGCGGCGGTGACGCCCGACCCGCAGTAGACGGCCACCGGCCGCGACCCGTCCGCCCCCAGGGCGGCGAACCGCTCGCGCAGGACGTCGGCCGGCAGGAACCGGCCGTCCGCGTCGAGGTTGTCCCCGGTCGGGGCGCTCGTCGCGCCGGGCACGTGGCCGGCCTTGGGGTCCACGGGCTCGACCTCGCCGCGGAAGCGCTCCGGGGCGCGGGCGTCGAGCAGCACCCCGTCGCGCGGGACGTCCCCGACCGACGCGAGGTCCACGGTCGGCAGCCCGCCCGGCGTGAGCTCGACGTCGCCGGGCTCGGGGACCACGTCGTCCGTCTCCAACCCGCCGCCGGCCGCGGTCCAGGCGGGCAGGGCGCCGTCGAGGAGGCGGACGTCGGTGACGCCCGCCCAGCGCAGCAACCACCAGGCCCGGGCGGCGGCCAGGTTGCCGGCGCCGTCGTAGGCCACGACGCGCGACCCGCGCCGTACGCCCCAGCGGCGCGCGGCCTCCTGCAGCGCGGCGACGTCGGGAAGGGGGTGGCGCCCGTCCGTCGGCTCGCCGTGGGCGGCGAGCTCGGTGTCGAGGTCGACGTAGACGGCACCGGGGACGTGCCCGGTGAGGTACTCGCCGTGGCCCGGCGGCCCGCCGAGCCGCCAGCGCACGTCGAGCACGACGAGGTCGTCGCCGCGGGCGATCTGGGCGGCGAGCTCCGCCGCGGACACCAGCACGTCAGAGGTCATGGCCGCATCCTCCTGAATTACCTGTCCGACCCGCCGGCTCAACCCGCGACCTGCAGCCGCGGGGCCTGGGAGGTCGCGAAGAACGCCTCGCCGGCGTCGAGCGCCGTGGCCTCCACGTCGGGGTCGAGACCCCGGCGCGCCAGCACGTTGAGCCCGGCCGAGCCGATGGCGGGCAGGTCGTCGCGGGCGACGACGCCCGCCGGGACGCGGCCCGCGACGCTGGGCAGCAGCGCCACCCCGACGCCGGCCCGCACGCCGGCGAGCACGCCCTCGAGCGTGCTCGACTGGGCGGCGACGGTGACCCGCCGTCCCTCGGCGCCGAGCGCCGCCATCGCCCGCTCGCGCAGGGCGCACGGCTCCTCGAAGGCCACGAGCTCGATCGTGTCGTCGTCGGGGCCCGGCGGCTGCCAGGAGGGCGCCGCATACCAGGACAGCGGCAGCCGGCCGATCTCCCGTCCGCCCTCGTTGCCGCGCGAGGCGAGCACGAAGGCGAGGTCGATCGCCCCGCGGCCGACCGCCTCCTCCAGCTGCGTCGAGCGTCCGATCTCGAACCGGGTGGTCACGCCCGGGAAGGCGTCGGCGAGCGCGCGGATCATCTCGGGGAGCACGTGCTCCGCGGAGTGCTCCGTCGAGCCGACCACCACGACCTGCTCCTGGGGCACGCGGAGCCGGGCGAGGGCGTCGTCGTGGACCACGAGGATCCGCCGGGCCTCGGCGAGCACCGCGTCCCCGTCGGGGGTGAAGCGCATCCCCCGCCCCTCCTTCGCGAACAGCTTGCGCTTGAGGGCGCGCTCCAGCAGTCGGACGTGCTGGCTCAGCGCCGGCTGGCTGATGTGGCGGGCGGCCGCGGCGCGGCTGAAGCCGCCGCACTCGGCGATGGCGACGAGGGTGCGGAGGTGCTCGAGGTCGAGGGTGGAGCTCATGGGGCGACCATAGGCGACTTAGTGCACCCGTTTAGTAGATCTTGCGATCCGGACACGCGTCTCATCCCCGCACGCCACGACGTTCCGGATCGGTACCGATCACCGACCGCTGTTGGACAGCACCCCGCCCCCGGCCGGAGGCTGCAGGGCATGACGCTCACCGCCTCCCCCCGCACCCTCCTCTCCCCCACGACGTACGACGAGCCCGCCGGCGTCGCCGCGCGCGCGACGCTCGTGGTGCTCACCGGACGGGGCGAGACCCCGGCCGGGTACGCCCGCCTGGGGCGCCGGCTGTCGGCGGACGCCTACCGGGTGCGGGTGGTCGCCACCGACCTCGACGACCTCGACGCGGTGGAGGCCGCGGTGGTCGACGCGCTCGGGGGCGCGGCGCCGGACGACGTCGTGCGTCCGCGGGTGCTGCTGGGCTCCGACGCCGGCGCCAACGTGGCGGCCCGCCTGGCCGGTCGCCGCTCCGACCTCGTCGACGCCCTCGTGCTGGCCGGCGTGGTGCTGCCCGGCCCCGGCACGGCTCCGGCGGACGGCCCGGCGCCGAGCTGGGACGACGAGCTGGAGACCCGCTCGGCCTGTCCGGCCTACCGTCGTGTGATCGGCGAGGACACCGACTTCGTGCGGGGCGCCCTCGAGGCGGACCTGCCCGCGGAGGTGGCCGGGGACGACCTGTTCACGGGCGACCTGCCCACCCTCGTGCTCCACGGCGAGTCCGACCCGCTGACGCCCGTGGACGACGTGCTGTCCCTCGTCGCGGACGGCAGCCGGGCCCGGGCCGCCGTCGTCGCGGGCGGTCGCCACGACGTGCTG containing:
- a CDS encoding molybdopterin-dependent oxidoreductase; amino-acid sequence: MDTGRTVETSAHWGTFLVDVAADGASVAARPHADDPDAAPAIGNAAAAHRHPSRVARPSVRRGWLEDGPGADDRRGDPDEPYVEVDWDTALDLLAAEYRRVRSTYGDAAVFGGSYGWGSAGRLHHAQSQLHRFLNRTGGYTRSVGDYSRGASLVLLPHLLGADGTLALRRRPVSWQHVADHTDLVVTFGGLRRSNTWVVPGGHARHRGSDLARGAAATTRFVALSAQRDDAWDELGAEWIGVMPGTDVTVALALLHVLVTEGLADEEFLATHCVGAEEVAAYVRGESDGVPKTPEWAEAISRAPAGALRDLARRMAAGRTLVNVVYAVQRGEAGEQAVWAALTLAAFLGQVGLPGGGFAHGFGSMGDYGVGLDDGRLPVLDQGRNPVPDLIPCARIVDLLTSPGGELPFDGGVLRLPDVRLVHWAGGNPFHHHQDLRRLRSAFRGVDTLVVDETHWTATARHADVVLPVASSLERDDVAAGAGDTRLRVSRAATAPYGEAREELWILGRLAERLGADHDEGLDARGWLERIYEEWRAAPGSPPAPDFARFWADGGLDLPASPYPPEDAAFAAFRADPVGAPLGTPSGRIELVSSTIGGFGLPDVGRHARWRPPTAWWGATDAATYPLHLLCNQPTHRLHSQHDMGAASASTKVAGREPVRLHPADAAARGIAAGDVVRVRSAQGSLLAGAVLSDALMVGVAQMHTGAWFDPSAPEVADCVHGNVNVLTRDVPTSTLTQATSGAHVLVEVERHDGPVPPVRAFEPPVFVGR
- a CDS encoding ABC transporter substrate-binding protein; protein product: MTIPRSPRRPRAGRATTAAAGLLATLMVAAGCSAGGAQSQAGGEPQEGGDLVFLIDSLGPTWIPNNSSISSFQGHIWGHLTDKLVYVDENGAVSPWVAESWDQNEDATQFTLHLKDGVTFSDGTPVDAEAVVANLDIWARGDVERGINPIGLFPKTYVGSEALDDLTVQVDFDAPTLGFIPTLGYHGSILIAPETLASSAEEQADLANDIGSGPFVVESWTEGDEVVLKKREDYDWAPAALDHDGPAYLDTLTYKVVAEPSVRTSAVQSGQAQVAYNPSPQELEFYGEQGFTVAAPRYLGFVNGYAINTQVAPFDDVRVRQALQVGIDRDEILSTVYTDDWLPAESFIQSNVPGATDHSDALVHDADAAAALLDEAGWVEGSDGVRTKDGQRLAFTLHPNPYLATSQAVDELVAQQLAELGFDVDIQAYDVITYGERVSFANPSIPTYEVTRSFIDAGTVAGVLTDADNGENWFNVGQSDPTLTGLAQDVATATTTEERDPALDELQGYVLDQAYFVPLTQIAQRLYLQSPDVQGVTYNGVAYANYYTAWLAE
- a CDS encoding ABC transporter permease; translation: MSSTTNRSAARRAYGRYAVRRLAQAVAVVLLAYVFTFLVISVLPGDPVSNILRDPQNNFSEQEIARIVAYYGLDQPLWVQLSEALSRFVVGDLGVSLRSNLPVSGLLADVLPSTLRLAGAALAVALVLAFAIAFGVRNLPAALARPLRAFPSLFLSVPNFLIGLLLIQWFSFQLGLFLVIDAESLWATFFAAVALGIPVSAQIAEVLIANLDHEARQEYAAVARSRGLGRARLFTAHLLKPSSLPVVTVVALTVGELLGGSLITETIFGRNGVGNLVQRSVATQDLPVLQAVVALAAVVFVVVNLVADLVYPLLDPRVRLDASPAPKKEVSA
- a CDS encoding ABC transporter permease, translated to MTLTSISTGGEAAPPPAPAADGSGGPQRRGTRLGPARARGFLARVRPSVLLSFVVVAVVLAWSVAPNLFTSYDPAVGVTADFFQPPSATHWFGTDHLGRDVYARVVHGTASSVTSALVAVAIGLLVGGFVGLLAGFLGGLVDVVLARFVDVLLAIPSFLLAVVVVSALGFETINAAIATGVSAVAVFARVMRAEVLRTRSSVFVEAAAVLGANRWQVLTRHVLPNASRSVLQLAVLQFGLSILVIAGLAFLGYGDPPPASDWGLLISVGKDYPLAPWLVYAPAIVTVATVLSVNRISRWLRTTD
- a CDS encoding dipeptide ABC transporter ATP-binding protein gives rise to the protein MAPHDRLTTLLDKPTGATPPDVPPVLAVEGLTIAYGGTQVVHGVDLAIGRGQSLALIGESGSGKSTIARALLRLLPEGGRAQGRAVFEGVDVLALPERRFRPLRGRSIGFVPQDPGASLNPVRTIGAQGLEAAALLDLDSKAERREAVLETLAQVGLDDPRRVAASYPHELSGGMLQRVLIGLAVLPRPALLVADEPTSALDVTIQKRILDLLSDLRADLGNSLLLITHDLAIAAERADSLVVLKNGTVHESGATSEVFAAPSSAYARRLHADVPSLNPDRYADLRDVGERRRHGADATPARIEVAGLTKTFGRGDDALVAVDDVSFSVPAGTTHALVGESGSGKTTTIRLLVGLETPDSGSVEVAGAAVHQHDRAELREARRHLQLVYQNPFTSLDPLWKVERLVREPLDRYGVGTRAERRDRVREAVASVGLSEELLTRRPAALSGGQRQRVAIARALVLQPDVLVLDEPTSALDVSVQADIVQLLLRLQAERGLTYLFVSHDLALVRQLAHTVSVMRHGKVVESGPVAEVFAAPEHDYTRTLLASVPRGAER
- a CDS encoding LLM class flavin-dependent oxidoreductase, with the protein product MTAARTTQRLGFNTRVSFSDDAGPAAGLEDGVRLFAAAEELGYQAGWAYQRHFDHYLSSPLPFFAAVGQRTGRITLGSAVLPMRYQDPVLLAEAAGTTDLLVGGRLELALSAGATASWDGVFGAVEVDARTEARRRLRRFLDAVAGEVLHVVDGEGQGAPVGTPIRVTPHSPGLRARLRQGVTSLGSAEHAARLGLGLITGTVLTDVPAGDSFGEHQARIIATYRRTWAAVQSTPVPPVAVAASVLPGTSAALRERYAAYDHQRRTEGMAASRPAGALTPVQTAALPAGTVISPVHHGDPDTVAAAVLADPGIAAADELVLFLPPAFDLAADVRLLRDLATTVAPALGWSPDA
- a CDS encoding ketopantoate reductase family protein, with the translated sequence MSPTGTTGPTGTAVRRYVVIGAGGVGAALAAGLTDAGLDVVLVSRGATLGVVRERGLRFTHAGRTRVLDVPVAGGPDEVGLRAGDVLVLATKSQDAAATLPRWAWAARTDGGVGADLPLVLLQNGLETERVALRCFPTVVGGVALIAARHVVTGEVDVANAPRLGEVVLGAYPSATAPPAARAVAEQVATDLDRAGWLAQPVTDIERWLAWKLVASVTFAVGVLSGDDDERARLRTDLAAEARAVLAAAGRDLADAARELTHDRTLAAVAPSAAHGSGQQSPWQAFARGAGSEVDFLNGEVALLGRLHGVPTPLNHALQTVLGRSAAQGEGPGVHSVGDVRTLAG